In one Nicotiana sylvestris chromosome 8, ASM39365v2, whole genome shotgun sequence genomic region, the following are encoded:
- the LOC104234735 gene encoding SNF2 domain-containing protein CLASSY 4, producing the protein MDSGAASFPRRRTRQQWDRYFVEVIEKKKRLSQSGNPPQSSSNCSVNIGDDVVASGDIRESSSATGKLSKENTTCGVDNRKIGKWLEDESMVRSLDKGKKKMDNGNRMLSPGTCESMTKRTFVQEISDDDDDDDDDDDDDDEEEEEEEEEEEEDSDPDVVVTGESAAVSALNSGSGSGSWSNCVGLRSPIVTTADEVVSSTSSMCRTRGPSELHKSEEPTDFEESEDDCVKSQESSDDTTESSESESEASSDEDNDDPEDKDYRVNEPSSSSESDHDDDGVSCHIELQDNEEGKGSDIRIGLDDDDDGRKETEDDDPVEQQENGEGKGESNEGLLPDLVFDGEKHRGRAYLLRPRSLSKSKKRKLNHGNCSSPILLSDDEESESPFEEGTEAYDSTRDAAQKDKVDNLVKKVAEKEKEKADESVKNAAQKDRKTRKKCILKDLDFVKFVVDSIINVDDHDKLTSPVEKEQFPVKETLPLIFRFEDEDPLPPEKEEWEKEIENLFAEMDMGILESCIGFTNPSLVEKVSGCQMGNHHLILDEQIGLICKVCSHVHLESKYIYPAFAERNRGRHERKYFGESSPFLDVDGFRFDDPSAVHDSAIYVEGTVWDLVPLHAKATMYPHQREGFEFMWKTIAGDIYLEKLSEPLSASRGGCIISHPPGTGKTRLTIVFLQAFLKHFPKCRPVIIAPPKLLSNWEAEFQKWEADIPFHNLNNNDFSCQEDEVTVGLYHCLSHAGRKNKHHIRMVKLKSWAKSKSILGISYDLFEKLTGENGDGYAKEIREILLTLPGLVVLEEGHTPRNEQSLLYKAMTKVETQRRILLSGTVFQNNFKELYNTLRVVSPKFAAESEQKWASLSNSIDTNARALEELRDMIAPLIHICSENVKMKSLPGIRDTLVYLKPTDLQKKLLNMIPEYPGSFDFRNMVSLISVHPSLVANKKVFSDLESQLNERECRLDPNTGVKTKFVVELIRLCDGMRERVIVFSQLLDPLRLIKEQLNSLFHWTLGREILYMDGELDVKQRQKSISSLNDPKSDAKVLLASITACSEGINLIGASRVVLLDVHWNPSVEQQAVSRAYRNGQTKFVHVYCPVASKWEVNKIEQQTRKKYHSGVLLSRNEANTCKTNPSCSVLEDNILESMVQHESLRHIFEELPHEPRAYGFNSFNQPPKVSI; encoded by the exons ATGGATTCAGGGGCAGCCTCTTTTCCAAGGAGGAGGACTAGACAACAATGGGATAGATATTTCGTCGAGGtaattgagaagaagaagaggttgAGTCAAAGTGGTAATCCTCCTCAGTCTTCTAGTAATTGTTCTGTGAATATTGGAGATGATGTTGTAGCTTCTGGTGATATAAGGGAATCATCTAGTGCAACAGGAAAACTGTCTAAAGAAAACACAACTTGTGGAGTTGACAACAGAAAAATTGGAAAATGGTTAGAAGATGAAAGTATGGTAAGAAGTTTGGACAAAGGTAAAAAAAAGATGGACAATGGGAATAGAATGCTCAGTCCAGGAACTTGTGAGTCCATGACGAAACGGACTTTCGTCCAGGAAAtatctgatgatgatgatgatgatgatgatgatgatgatgatgatgatgaagaggaagaggaggaggaggaggaggaggaggaggacaGTGATCCTGACGTTGTTGTCACTGGGGAGTCTGCTGCGGTGTCTGCTTTAAATAGTGGATCAGGTTCAGGATCTTGGTCCAATTGTGTTGGGTTAAGGAGTCCTATTGTCACTACAGCAGATGAGGTTGTTTCATCTACCTCAAGTATGTGTAGGACACGGGGCCCTAGTGAGTTGCATAAATCAGAGGAGCCAACTGATTTTGAGGAATCAGAGGACGATTGTGTAAAATCACAAGAATCTAGTGATGATACAACAGAATCTTCTGAGTCAGAGTCTGAAGCTTCTAGCGATGAGGATAATGATGACCCCGAAGATAAGGATTATCGGGTGAATGAGCCATCAAGTTCTAGCGAATCAGACCACGACGATGATGGTGTGAGTTGTCATATAGAGCTTCAAGACaatgaagaaggaaaaggatctgATATAAGAATTGGTTTGGATGATGACGATGATGGAAGAAAGGAAACAGAAGATGATGATCCTGTAGAGCAACAAGAAAATGGAGAAGGAAAAGGGGAGTCAAATGAGGGGCTACTACCTGACCTTGTTTTTGATGGTGAAAAGCACAGAGGCCGAGCATATCTTCTTCGGCCACGCTCACTTTCTAAGTCAAAAAAGAGGAAGTTAAACCATGGAAATTGTAGTAGCCCCATTCTTCTCAGTGATGATGAGGAGTCTGAATCCCCATTTGAAGAGGGCACAGAGGCTTATGACTCAACGCGAGATGCTGCTCAAAAGGACAAAGTTGATAACTTGGTGAAAAAGGTTgctgaaaaggaaaaggaaaaggctGATGAATCTGTGAAAAATGCTGCTCAAAAGGACAGAAAGACTCGGAAGAAGTGTATTCTTAAGGATCTCGACTTTGTGAAGTTTGTTGTTGATTCTATAATAAATGTTGATGATCATGATAAACTTACTTCTCCTGTAGAGAAGGAACAGTTTCCTGTCAAAGAAACACTTCCGTTGATCTTCCGGTTTGAAGACGAGGACCCTCTCCCCCCGGAGAAAGAAGAATGGGAAAAAGAAATTGAGAATTTATTTGCTGAAATGGACATGGGTATCTTAGAATCATGTATTGGCTTCACAAATCCATCTCTG GTTGAGAAAGTTAGCGGCTGTCAGATGGGGAACCACCATCTTATTTTAGATGAACAAATTGGACTCATCTGTAAAGTTTGTTCACATGTGCATCTGGAGAGCAAGTACATCTACCCTGCTTTT GCTGAGAGAAACCGGGGGAGGCATGAAAGAAAGTATTTCGGAGAGTCGTCACCGTTCTTggatgttgacgggtttagattTGATGATCCTTCTGCAGTCCATGATTCTGCTATTTATGTGGAAGGAACTGTGTGGGATTTAGTTCCTCTGCATGCCAAAGCAACAATGTATCCTCATCAACGTGAAGGATTTGAGTTCATGTGGAAAACTATCGCTGGAGATATATACCTTGAGAAGCTGAGCGAGCCTTTATCTGCTAGTAGGGGAGGATGCATAATCTCACATCCACCTGGAACCGGAAAAACCCGTCTGACCATAGTATTTCTTCAGGCATTTCTGAAGCATTTTCCAAAGTGTCGGCCTGTAATCATAGCTCCGCCCAAGTTGCTGTCTAACTGGGAAGCCGAGTTCCAGAAATGGGAGGCGGACATTCCCTTCCACAACTTGAACAACAATGATTTCTCGTGCCAAGAAGATGAAGTCACGGTTGGTCTCTACCACTGTTTATCCCATGCCGGAAGAAAAAACAAACACCATATACGTATGGTGAAGCTGAAATCCTGGGCTAAAAGTAAGAGTATATTGGGGATCAGCTATGACTTGTTCGAGAAGCTCACCGGAGAAAATGGAGATGGTTATGCCAAAGAGATTAGAGAAATACTTCTAACATTACCTGGCCTTGTGGTCCTTGAAGAAGGGCATACTCCTCGGAATGAGCAAAGCCTTTTGTATAAAGCTATGACTAAGGTTGAAACGCAGAGGCGTATACTTTTGTCTGGAACTGTCTTCCAGAATAACTTTAAAGAGTTGTACAACACCCTCCGCGTAGTTAGTCCAAAGTTTGCTGCAGAATCTGAGCAGAAATGGGCTTCTCTTAGCAATTCTATTGACACAAATGCCCGAGCATTGGAAGAGCTTAGGGATATGATTGCACCACTAATCCATATATGTAGTGAAAATGTAAAGATGAAAAGCCTTCCGGGTATAAGGGACACACTGGTATACTTGAAGCCCACAGATTTGCAGAAGAAGTTGCTCAATATGATTCCAGAGTATCCAGGCTCATTTGACTTTCGAAATATGGTGTCTCTGATCTCTGTTCATCCTTCATTAGTGGCAAATAAGAAGGTGTTCTCTGACTTAGAAAGTCAGCTAAATGAAAGAGAATGTCGGTTGGATCCAAATACTGGagtaaaaacaaaatttgtcgtTGAACTAATCCGACTCTGTGATGGCATGAGAGAGAGGGTTATAGTATTCAGCCAGTTACTTGATCCTCTAAGACTGATCAAGGAGCAACTCAATTCTCTCTTTCACTGGACTTTAGGCCGAGAGATTCTATATATGGATGGGGAACTTGATGTAAAGCAGCGCCAGAAATCAATAAGTTCTCTTAATGATCCTAAGAGTGATGCGAAAGTGCTGCTCGCATCAATAACGGCCTGTTCGGAAGGAATAAATCTTATAGGAGCCTCAAGAGTAGTTTTGCTTGATGTTCACTGGAATCCCTCGGTAGAACAGCAAGCCGTCAGTCGAGCCTACAGGAACGGTCAGACTAAATTTGTGCATGTTTACTGTCCAGTGGCATCGAAATGGGAGGTTAACAAGATTGAACAGCAGACGAGGAAAAAATATCATTCTGGTGTACTTTTGTCTAGGAATGAAGCGAATACTTGCAAAACAAATCCTTCTTGTTCTGTGCTTGAGGACAACATACTAGAATCCATGGTTCAGCATGAGAGTCTCCGTCATATTTTTGAAGAGCTACCTCATGAACCCCGTGCCTATGGCTTTAATTCTTTTAACCAACCTCCAAAAGTGAGCATTTAG